The following are encoded together in the Nocardioides okcheonensis genome:
- a CDS encoding dienelactone hydrolase family protein produces MPTTTLTLPDGDAEAYVAPAPGGAPAPGVLFVIDAIGLRPRIEEMADRIASWGYTVLAPNVFFREGSAAETSPTRDLREPGAREEFMGEAMGRVQRLTPDQLERDLPAYLAALRALPEVATDEVGVTGYCMGARIAIRASGLDPAVVAVGGWHGGGLVTDAPDSPHLAIATARASYAFGHASDDRSMPPEAVEALGAALDAAGLAARNEVFPGPHGYSMSDTSMYDEESAERHFASLRALLDAMLRPASA; encoded by the coding sequence GTGCCGACCACCACGCTGACCCTGCCCGACGGCGACGCCGAGGCGTACGTCGCTCCCGCTCCCGGCGGCGCGCCCGCGCCGGGCGTCCTGTTCGTCATCGACGCGATCGGGCTGCGACCGCGGATCGAGGAGATGGCCGACCGGATCGCCTCCTGGGGCTACACCGTCCTCGCGCCGAACGTCTTCTTTCGCGAGGGCAGCGCCGCCGAGACCTCGCCCACGCGCGACCTCCGCGAGCCGGGCGCGCGCGAGGAGTTCATGGGCGAGGCGATGGGCCGCGTCCAGCGGCTGACCCCCGACCAGCTGGAGCGTGACCTCCCGGCCTACCTCGCCGCGCTCCGCGCGCTCCCCGAGGTCGCGACCGACGAGGTCGGCGTCACCGGCTACTGCATGGGCGCGCGCATCGCGATCCGCGCGTCGGGCCTCGACCCCGCCGTCGTCGCCGTCGGCGGCTGGCACGGCGGCGGCCTGGTGACGGACGCCCCGGACAGCCCGCACCTCGCGATCGCCACGGCCCGGGCGTCGTACGCCTTCGGGCACGCCTCGGACGACCGGTCGATGCCGCCCGAGGCGGTCGAGGCGCTGGGTGCCGCGCTGGACGCGGCCGGGCTCGCCGCGCGCAACGAGGTGTTCCCCGGCCCGCACGGCTACTCGATGTCGGACACCTCGATGTACGACGAGGAGTCCGCCGAGCGGCACTTCGCGAGCCTGCGCGCGCTGCTCGACGCGATGCTGCGGCCCGCGTCCGCCTGA
- a CDS encoding calcium-binding protein: MHRSSVLTASTLLGLAMLAPAAQALPASAPVPVCNGARATMVGTGATVTGTEGDDVIVIGPATTVHALGGDDQICVSSDGAVIDGTTEPAAVRQIDAGAGEDEVLLTTESLAAGSSIDLGDGSDTLVAAQAGGFLALDLQEQSLEVDRALVARVIDGDDAYLLAPDVDLQGDGSSNTLTATSCDARLRGGPGNDVLRSLSGDATWDVYALDCDEQRLDAEAGAGDDLIRGSQGDDRLLGNGGADRIEGRGGRDGIEGNKDDDVLDGGDGRDTVRGNGGADRATGGAGADWLDGGAGRDRVDGARGRDRCVAEVERRCER; this comes from the coding sequence ATGCACCGCTCGTCCGTCCTGACCGCCTCCACGCTGCTCGGCCTCGCGATGCTGGCGCCCGCCGCGCAGGCGCTGCCGGCGTCCGCCCCGGTCCCCGTGTGCAACGGCGCTCGGGCCACGATGGTCGGCACCGGCGCCACCGTGACCGGCACCGAGGGCGACGACGTCATCGTGATCGGGCCCGCCACCACGGTCCACGCGCTCGGCGGCGACGACCAGATCTGCGTCTCCTCCGACGGGGCCGTGATCGACGGGACCACCGAGCCGGCCGCGGTCCGGCAGATCGACGCCGGCGCCGGCGAGGACGAGGTGCTGCTCACCACCGAGTCGCTTGCTGCCGGCAGCTCGATCGACCTCGGTGACGGCTCGGACACCCTGGTCGCCGCGCAGGCGGGCGGCTTCCTCGCCCTCGACCTCCAGGAGCAGAGCCTGGAGGTCGACCGCGCGCTGGTCGCCCGCGTCATCGATGGCGACGACGCCTACCTGCTCGCGCCCGACGTCGACCTCCAGGGCGACGGGAGCAGCAACACCCTGACCGCCACGTCGTGCGACGCCCGGCTGCGGGGCGGGCCGGGGAACGACGTGCTCCGGAGCCTGTCCGGGGACGCGACGTGGGACGTCTATGCCCTCGACTGCGACGAGCAGCGCCTCGACGCGGAGGCGGGCGCCGGCGACGACCTGATCCGCGGCAGCCAGGGTGACGACCGCCTGCTCGGCAACGGCGGCGCCGACCGGATCGAGGGGCGTGGCGGTCGCGACGGGATCGAGGGCAACAAGGACGACGACGTCCTGGACGGCGGAGACGGCCGCGACACGGTGCGCGGCAACGGCGGGGCGGACCGGGCCACCGGCGGCGCGGGAGCCGACTGGTTGGACGGCGGCGCCGGGCGCGACCGGGTCGACGGGGCCAGGGGCCGCGACCGGTGCGTCGCCGAGGTCGAGCGCCGCTGCGAGCGCTGA
- a CDS encoding copper resistance protein CopC has translation MRAYLGAALAALALLLGTAPPAAAHATLVDSDPDEGAVVATAPDTVVLTFNEPVRLTSQPIRVYDAEGEQVESSASADDRQVTVALPGAADLADGTYVVAWNALSGDGHPLSGALTFSVGAPSASLVEPPAPDSSSRAVTVVRDALTALMLVGLLVAAGLALFVARVLPASWSGSDVRRRLRRITAYAAVAGGSGAVLLVPVASVYAQGRELDGLLTSFSPGLVANEAACAALVVVGLAVAVRASTDAPPDPRAVRLLTGGALLALVGPALVGHTRAYAPWPLLVLSDVLHLAAGATWLGGLVGLVLAMRALAGRERLAATTLARFSTLAGGLLLVVAATGSFLGWRVVGSWDALLSTTYGRLLLVKVGLALLVATLGGWNRWRTLPAVRAATGFADRERAASLLTRTVRVEAVLLVALLGTTGVLVNQPPRPEPLTAASGTTGASTAGVGDLRVLAVMSPQRPGTNTLLVQVQDDAGDPVDLPVAPAVRLRGPDGTADDVAVEPVGSGTWRAEVVVPTPGTWEVEVGLATSEREQVRTTVRLTVAP, from the coding sequence ATGAGGGCCTACCTGGGTGCGGCGCTGGCCGCCCTGGCCCTCCTGCTCGGCACGGCGCCGCCCGCGGCCGCGCACGCCACGCTCGTCGACTCCGATCCCGACGAGGGGGCGGTGGTCGCCACCGCCCCCGACACGGTCGTGCTGACCTTCAACGAGCCGGTCCGCCTCACCTCCCAGCCGATCCGGGTCTACGACGCCGAGGGTGAGCAGGTCGAGTCCTCCGCGAGCGCCGACGACCGGCAGGTCACCGTGGCGCTGCCGGGCGCAGCCGACCTCGCGGACGGCACGTACGTCGTCGCGTGGAACGCGCTCTCCGGCGACGGCCACCCGCTGTCCGGGGCGCTCACCTTCTCCGTCGGCGCCCCCAGCGCGTCGCTGGTCGAACCACCGGCCCCGGACAGCAGCTCGCGCGCCGTCACCGTCGTGCGCGACGCGTTGACCGCGCTCATGCTGGTCGGCCTGCTGGTGGCCGCCGGCCTCGCGCTGTTCGTGGCGCGGGTCCTGCCCGCCTCGTGGTCCGGGAGCGACGTGCGCAGGCGGCTGCGCCGGATCACGGCGTACGCCGCCGTCGCGGGCGGGTCCGGCGCGGTGCTGCTGGTCCCGGTCGCGTCGGTCTACGCCCAGGGACGCGAGCTCGACGGCCTGCTGACCTCCTTCTCCCCCGGGCTGGTCGCCAACGAGGCGGCGTGCGCGGCGCTCGTCGTCGTCGGGCTGGCCGTGGCGGTCCGCGCGTCGACCGACGCCCCGCCCGACCCGCGGGCGGTCCGGCTGCTCACCGGCGGAGCGCTGCTCGCCCTGGTCGGACCCGCGCTCGTGGGCCACACCCGGGCGTACGCCCCGTGGCCGCTGCTCGTGCTCTCCGACGTGCTCCACCTCGCCGCCGGCGCCACCTGGCTGGGCGGACTGGTCGGGCTGGTGCTGGCGATGCGGGCGCTCGCCGGTCGCGAGCGGCTGGCGGCCACCACCCTCGCCCGCTTCTCCACCCTCGCCGGCGGACTGCTCCTCGTCGTGGCGGCGACCGGGTCGTTCCTCGGCTGGCGGGTCGTGGGGTCGTGGGACGCGCTGCTGTCCACCACCTACGGCCGGCTCCTGCTGGTCAAGGTGGGGCTGGCGCTGCTGGTCGCCACCCTGGGCGGGTGGAACCGCTGGCGGACGCTGCCGGCGGTCCGCGCCGCGACCGGGTTCGCCGACCGGGAGCGGGCCGCGTCGCTGCTGACCCGCACGGTCCGGGTCGAGGCCGTCCTCCTGGTCGCGCTCCTCGGCACGACCGGCGTCCTGGTCAACCAGCCACCACGGCCGGAGCCGCTGACCGCGGCGTCCGGCACCACGGGCGCGTCCACGGCCGGCGTCGGCGACCTGCGGGTGCTCGCGGTGATGTCGCCGCAGCGCCCGGGGACCAACACCCTGCTGGTGCAGGTGCAGGACGACGCGGGCGACCCCGTCGACCTGCCGGTCGCCCCCGCGGTCCGCCTCCGCGGACCCGACGGGACGGCCGACGACGTCGCGGTGGAGCCGGTCGGGTCCGGTACGTGGCGGGCGGAGGTGGTGGTCCCGACGCCGGGCACCTGGGAGGTGGAGGTCGGCCTGGCCACCAGCGAGCGCGAGCAGGTGCGGACGACGGTCAGGCTGACGGTCGCACCCTGA
- a CDS encoding DUF1707 SHOCT-like domain-containing protein encodes MNPSDPRLRASDGDRERAMADLATHYAEGRLDHEEYDERLDAIWTARTRADLAVLFNDLPRPVAPQPQRPPQSRTPQPRTRQGGRLPLLPVLAVLVVLSAIVGAPLWVLIFPLWFLSRRAGCGPQRAGHGDYRRRPPHRSHGW; translated from the coding sequence ATGAACCCGAGCGACCCCCGCCTGCGCGCCTCCGACGGCGACCGCGAGCGGGCGATGGCCGACCTCGCGACCCACTACGCCGAGGGCCGCCTCGACCACGAGGAGTACGACGAGCGGCTGGACGCGATCTGGACCGCCCGCACCCGCGCGGACCTCGCGGTGCTGTTCAACGACCTGCCGCGCCCGGTCGCACCGCAGCCGCAGCGCCCTCCGCAGTCCCGCACCCCGCAGCCCCGCACCCGGCAGGGCGGACGCCTGCCGCTGCTCCCGGTGCTCGCGGTGCTGGTCGTGCTGAGCGCCATCGTCGGGGCGCCGCTGTGGGTGCTGATCTTCCCGCTGTGGTTCCTCAGCCGTCGCGCCGGGTGCGGGCCGCAGCGGGCCGGGCACGGTGACTATCGTCGTCGGCCCCCGCACCGCTCGCACGGCTGGTAG
- a CDS encoding PadR family transcriptional regulator has product MGHHWPGADWPGDDDRDYRRDRPASSGANDWTTAFGGSWAGQRGRRAGGPPQWLGEMLGLTGAPQRPQQRGPKVRRGDVRTAIIDVLHRARRADEPINGYQVIQEIAEQSSGEWRPSPGSVYPTIQQLQDEGLVESDDERGRRTIRLTDAGVDWAEAHADELAAVWAPFARAEVPPADQPSGQADIKSEIPQVLSAVWQLATQGSDQQRRAALDVLVDTRRRLYGILADGRDGEQDGGR; this is encoded by the coding sequence ATGGGACACCACTGGCCCGGCGCCGACTGGCCCGGCGACGACGACCGCGACTACCGCCGCGACCGGCCCGCGAGCAGCGGCGCCAACGACTGGACCACCGCCTTCGGCGGCTCGTGGGCGGGCCAGCGCGGCCGCCGCGCGGGCGGTCCCCCGCAGTGGCTCGGCGAGATGCTGGGCCTGACCGGCGCCCCGCAGCGCCCGCAGCAGCGCGGCCCCAAGGTGCGGCGCGGCGACGTGCGCACCGCGATCATCGACGTGCTCCACCGCGCCCGCAGGGCCGACGAGCCGATCAACGGCTACCAGGTGATCCAGGAGATCGCCGAGCAGAGCAGCGGCGAGTGGCGCCCCTCCCCCGGCTCGGTCTACCCGACCATCCAGCAGCTGCAGGACGAGGGGCTCGTGGAGTCCGACGACGAGCGCGGGCGCCGCACGATCCGGCTCACCGACGCCGGCGTCGACTGGGCCGAGGCCCACGCCGACGAGCTCGCGGCGGTCTGGGCGCCCTTCGCCCGCGCCGAGGTCCCGCCCGCCGACCAGCCGTCCGGGCAGGCCGACATCAAGAGCGAGATCCCGCAGGTGCTGAGCGCGGTGTGGCAGCTCGCCACGCAGGGCTCCGACCAGCAGCGCCGCGCGGCGCTCGACGTGCTCGTCGACACCCGGCGCCGGCTCTACGGCATCCTCGCCGACGGGCGGGACGGCGAGCAGGACGGCGGGCGATGA
- a CDS encoding LCP family protein, protein MADRPKGSGVPEEGTPEYDWLYGSASATPPSDATQQMPAHGGARADETRVMPAARREARGGGTGGNGGGRPPSRPHHPAAAAPRKRRRFRPRLGLRLIPLLLLLLLVYLVGVPLFFYGKIDRVDAEPGGDRPADQPGTNYLIVGSDKADDLSAEQRKVLQTSERGGTNTDTIIVLHTGSGGRTMMSIPRDTLVEVPDGGTQMINAAFASGGAPLLVQRVEALTGIHIDHYVELGFGSVINTVDAFGGVEVCPKQDMVDPLARLDIKKGCQEVDGLTALAYSRSRHVTALSDLDRVARQREVISALGSEAKTPWTFVNPVRYWKLNSAASAAIRIDEGMNPLDLGRFALAMTGKSQTCTMPNLNAPSDPNRIIADPDRAPALFDAIIADETVPKKSCTPTGRVTS, encoded by the coding sequence ATGGCAGATCGTCCGAAGGGCTCCGGGGTGCCCGAAGAAGGGACCCCTGAGTACGACTGGCTCTACGGGAGCGCGTCGGCCACCCCGCCGTCCGATGCCACGCAGCAGATGCCGGCGCACGGTGGCGCGCGGGCCGACGAGACCCGCGTGATGCCTGCCGCGCGGCGCGAGGCCCGCGGCGGTGGCACCGGCGGCAACGGCGGGGGTCGCCCGCCGTCGCGGCCCCACCACCCCGCAGCGGCGGCGCCCCGCAAGCGGCGCCGCTTCCGCCCGCGCCTCGGGCTCCGGCTCATCCCGCTGCTGCTCCTGCTCCTGCTCGTCTACCTCGTCGGCGTGCCGCTGTTCTTCTACGGCAAGATCGACCGGGTCGACGCCGAGCCGGGCGGGGACCGCCCCGCCGACCAGCCCGGCACCAACTACCTGATCGTCGGCTCCGACAAGGCCGACGACCTGAGCGCCGAGCAGCGCAAGGTGCTGCAGACCAGTGAGCGCGGCGGCACCAACACCGACACGATCATCGTGCTCCACACCGGCTCGGGCGGCCGCACGATGATGTCGATCCCGCGCGACACGCTCGTCGAGGTCCCGGACGGCGGGACCCAGATGATCAACGCGGCCTTCGCCAGCGGCGGCGCCCCGCTGCTGGTGCAGCGCGTCGAGGCCCTCACCGGCATCCACATCGACCACTACGTCGAGCTCGGCTTCGGCAGCGTGATCAACACCGTCGACGCCTTCGGCGGGGTCGAGGTGTGCCCGAAGCAGGACATGGTGGACCCGCTGGCCCGGCTGGACATCAAGAAGGGCTGCCAGGAGGTCGACGGCCTCACCGCGCTGGCGTACTCCCGCTCGCGCCACGTCACCGCGCTCAGCGACCTCGACCGGGTGGCCCGCCAGCGCGAGGTGATCAGCGCCCTCGGCAGCGAGGCCAAGACGCCGTGGACCTTCGTCAACCCCGTGCGCTACTGGAAGCTCAACTCCGCCGCGTCGGCCGCGATCCGCATCGACGAGGGCATGAACCCCCTGGACCTGGGCCGCTTCGCCCTCGCCATGACCGGCAAGAGCCAGACCTGCACGATGCCCAACCTCAACGCGCCCAGCGACCCCAACCGGATCATCGCCGACCCCGACCGGGCGCCGGCGCTCTTCGACGCGATCATCGCCGACGAGACCGTGCCGAAGAAGTCGTGCACCCCGACGGGCCGCGTCACCAGCTGA
- a CDS encoding hotdog family protein, producing MTDPRPTSYSRVSLGIIASATEANLLGNVHGGDIMKLADSTAGAGPTATAADRP from the coding sequence GTGACAGACCCCCGTCCCACGTCGTACAGCCGGGTCAGCCTGGGGATCATCGCCTCGGCCACCGAGGCCAACCTGCTCGGCAACGTCCACGGCGGCGACATCATGAAGCTCGCCGACTCCACGGCGGGCGCCGGGCCTACCGCCACAGCGGCGGACCGGCCGTGA
- a CDS encoding acyl-CoA thioesterase: protein MDEMTFLAPVHVGDIIKTYSQVNWAGTSSMEIGVRVEAQPWGDASDEPVHVASAYFVFVAIDAEGHPRPVPRLATETPDDVRREREAEIRRAHRLSRKAEIDRGREG, encoded by the coding sequence ATGGACGAGATGACCTTCCTGGCGCCCGTGCACGTCGGCGACATCATCAAGACCTACTCCCAGGTCAACTGGGCCGGCACCTCCTCGATGGAGATCGGCGTCCGCGTGGAGGCCCAGCCGTGGGGCGACGCGTCCGACGAGCCCGTGCACGTCGCCAGCGCCTACTTCGTGTTCGTGGCCATCGACGCGGAGGGGCACCCGCGCCCGGTCCCGCGCCTGGCGACCGAGACGCCCGACGACGTGCGCCGCGAGCGTGAGGCCGAGATCCGGCGGGCGCACCGGCTGTCCCGCAAGGCCGAGATCGACCGCGGACGCGAGGGGTGA
- a CDS encoding GNAT family N-acetyltransferase — protein sequence MSDPRHVRTARLWLDEPVEADAPDLLAIHADPASWRHFPSGVVTDPAAGATMVAASGRRFARDGLAYWSVRDRADGPVVGRGGCAVPDEALDADVTGRGWWNLYYRFDQRVLGRGYATEMGEAALRAAREVEPGRPVLAYLVEHNVASRRTAERLGMRLVWRGPDADNPDPDVVRLVFLDRAPDDVLVTALAVEGMAAEHLVV from the coding sequence GTGAGCGACCCCCGCCACGTCCGCACCGCCCGGCTGTGGCTCGACGAGCCGGTCGAGGCCGACGCGCCGGACCTGCTCGCGATCCACGCCGACCCCGCGTCCTGGCGGCACTTCCCGTCGGGCGTGGTCACCGACCCGGCGGCCGGCGCGACGATGGTCGCGGCGAGCGGGCGCCGCTTCGCCCGCGACGGGCTGGCCTACTGGTCGGTGCGCGACCGGGCCGACGGCCCGGTCGTGGGCCGCGGCGGCTGCGCGGTCCCCGACGAGGCGCTGGACGCCGACGTCACGGGTCGCGGCTGGTGGAACCTCTACTACCGCTTCGACCAGCGGGTCCTCGGTCGGGGCTACGCCACCGAGATGGGGGAGGCCGCGCTGCGGGCCGCTCGTGAGGTCGAGCCCGGACGCCCGGTCCTGGCCTACCTCGTGGAGCACAACGTCGCGTCCCGTCGTACGGCCGAGCGGCTGGGGATGCGGCTGGTGTGGCGCGGTCCGGACGCCGACAACCCCGACCCGGACGTCGTACGCCTCGTGTTCCTGGACCGGGCGCCCGACGACGTCCTGGTCACCGCACTGGCAGTCGAGGGGATGGCGGCCGAGCACCTGGTGGTGTGA
- a CDS encoding LCP family protein, with protein sequence MPPVPPPGSLQPRFTTLDRAQRVRFRRAVTLVLMTFVLPGSAQLVSGNRRVGKIALRTWVGLLLLGLGTLVASYLWHGVAFWAGTTTWLLQVVRLGLMALAIGWAYLFIDAWRLGQPLTLQRQHRLAIVGVNGFLCFSVAGALLFGAHVVGVQRDFMISMFGNGDAVGAHHGRYNVLLMGGDSGAGRWGLRPDSMTVASIDAETGKTVLISLPRNMQNFPFPEGSVMAEQFPDGFDEEGMYLNGLATWALDHSDLFEGSKNPGVDATIEGVEGITGLKMNYWAMVNLQGFRELVDAVGGVELNVRQRIPVGLPTDSFFRYIEPGKRTLDGMDTLWFARARHDSDDYSRMARQKCVMGAMLDQVSPQTAVTNFQKIAKASSAMVSTDIPRGEVDRFVDLALKARGQKISTLSLVPPMINTANPDIALVQQKVAEAIAKAEGRTPEKTAEAAPAPDAAPDAASDAASEEPATEDEAAPTEPAPSTPQAPATPQAPQPVTGGSVGSLSEGYAANESEDLGAVC encoded by the coding sequence ATGCCGCCCGTCCCACCCCCAGGGTCGCTCCAGCCGCGGTTCACCACGCTGGACCGCGCCCAGCGCGTGCGGTTCCGCCGTGCGGTGACCCTCGTCCTGATGACCTTCGTGCTGCCCGGCTCGGCGCAGCTGGTCTCGGGCAACCGCCGGGTCGGGAAGATCGCGCTGCGGACGTGGGTGGGGCTGCTGCTGCTCGGGCTCGGCACGCTGGTCGCCTCCTACCTGTGGCACGGCGTCGCGTTCTGGGCCGGGACCACCACCTGGCTGCTGCAGGTCGTGCGCCTGGGCCTGATGGCGCTGGCGATCGGGTGGGCGTACCTGTTCATCGACGCCTGGCGCCTCGGCCAGCCGCTGACCCTGCAGCGCCAGCACCGGCTCGCGATCGTCGGCGTCAACGGCTTCCTGTGCTTCAGCGTCGCCGGCGCCCTGCTCTTCGGCGCGCACGTGGTCGGCGTCCAGCGCGACTTCATGATCTCGATGTTCGGCAACGGCGACGCGGTGGGTGCCCACCACGGCCGCTACAACGTCCTGCTGATGGGCGGCGACTCCGGCGCCGGCCGGTGGGGCCTGCGCCCGGACTCGATGACCGTCGCCAGCATCGACGCCGAGACCGGGAAGACGGTGCTGATCTCGCTGCCCCGCAACATGCAGAACTTCCCCTTCCCGGAGGGCTCGGTGATGGCCGAGCAGTTCCCGGACGGCTTCGACGAGGAGGGGATGTACCTCAACGGGCTCGCGACCTGGGCGCTCGACCACTCCGACCTGTTCGAGGGCTCGAAGAACCCCGGCGTCGACGCCACGATCGAGGGCGTGGAGGGCATCACCGGCCTGAAGATGAACTACTGGGCGATGGTCAACCTGCAGGGCTTCCGCGAGCTCGTCGACGCGGTCGGCGGCGTGGAGCTCAACGTGCGCCAGCGGATCCCGGTCGGCCTGCCCACCGACTCGTTCTTCCGCTACATCGAGCCCGGCAAGCGCACCCTCGACGGCATGGACACCCTCTGGTTCGCCCGCGCCCGCCACGACTCCGACGACTACTCGCGCATGGCGCGCCAGAAGTGCGTGATGGGCGCGATGCTCGACCAGGTCAGCCCCCAGACGGCCGTCACCAACTTCCAGAAGATCGCCAAGGCCAGCTCGGCGATGGTCTCGACCGACATCCCGCGCGGTGAGGTCGACCGCTTCGTCGACCTCGCGCTCAAGGCCCGGGGCCAGAAGATCTCCACGCTGTCGCTGGTGCCGCCGATGATCAACACCGCGAACCCCGACATCGCGCTGGTCCAGCAGAAGGTCGCCGAGGCGATCGCGAAGGCGGAGGGGCGTACGCCCGAGAAGACCGCCGAGGCCGCGCCAGCCCCCGACGCCGCCCCCGACGCCGCGTCCGACGCCGCGTCGGAGGAGCCGGCGACCGAGGACGAGGCGGCTCCGACGGAGCCGGCGCCGTCCACGCCGCAGGCCCCGGCCACGCCCCAGGCCCCGCAGCCGGTGACCGGCGGCTCGGTCGGCTCCCTCTCCGAGGGCTACGCCGCCAACGAGTCGGAGGACCTCGGCGCGGTTTGCTGA
- a CDS encoding glycosyltransferase family 2 protein translates to MTTGPVPRIVAVVVTFNRLGLLRALVDRLGEIEGLAEVLVVDNASTDGTGEWLAGRSVTGETSLQGRTLSTNRGGAGGFHDGLAWAIDREADLVWLMDDDGLPDVDCLERLLVEADNLDFWGPLVVDEADPGRLVFPIRLPGGTRVVHAVDDVRRAARDGRIDGIVIPFNGVLVTRQLVDRIGLPREEFFIWGDDHEYRLRAEEAGARVATVVTATVRHPSVGNLGTPMMFGRTTYNDSPSDLKHYCMARNNLVNLRDYRGPLHALAFVVKTAWFYTFTRPSLSRLRLSVRAMRAGIAGDFDGHRRYLG, encoded by the coding sequence GTGACCACCGGACCCGTGCCCCGCATCGTCGCGGTCGTGGTCACCTTCAACCGCCTCGGACTGCTCCGGGCGCTGGTGGACCGGCTCGGCGAGATCGAGGGCCTCGCCGAGGTGCTGGTGGTCGACAACGCGTCGACCGACGGCACGGGGGAGTGGCTGGCGGGCCGGTCGGTCACCGGCGAGACGTCCCTGCAGGGGCGCACGCTGTCCACGAACCGCGGCGGCGCCGGCGGCTTCCACGACGGGCTCGCCTGGGCGATCGACCGCGAGGCCGACCTGGTGTGGCTGATGGACGACGACGGCCTGCCCGACGTCGACTGCCTCGAGCGGCTGCTCGTCGAGGCCGACAACCTCGACTTCTGGGGTCCCCTCGTCGTCGACGAGGCCGACCCCGGCCGCCTGGTGTTCCCGATCCGGCTGCCCGGCGGGACCCGTGTCGTCCACGCCGTCGACGACGTGCGCCGCGCCGCCCGTGACGGACGCATCGACGGGATCGTGATCCCGTTCAACGGCGTCCTCGTCACCCGCCAGCTCGTCGACCGGATCGGCCTGCCGCGCGAGGAGTTCTTCATCTGGGGCGACGACCACGAGTACCGGCTGCGCGCCGAGGAGGCGGGCGCCCGGGTGGCGACCGTCGTCACCGCCACCGTCCGCCACCCGAGCGTCGGCAACCTCGGGACGCCGATGATGTTCGGCCGCACGACCTACAACGACTCGCCCAGCGACCTCAAGCACTACTGCATGGCCCGCAACAACCTGGTCAACCTGCGCGACTACCGCGGCCCGCTCCACGCGCTGGCCTTCGTGGTGAAGACCGCCTGGTTCTACACGTTCACCCGCCCGAGCCTGTCGCGCCTGCGGCTCAGCGTGCGCGCGATGCGCGCCGGGATCGCCGGCGACTTCGACGGCCACCGGAGGTACCTCGGATGA
- a CDS encoding glycosyltransferase family 2 protein: MSGTAHETVAVVVVTHNRADLLVRLLDGLAAQTHRPDAVVVVDNVSTDHTAEVLAARTDLPLQVITTEANLGGAGGFHLGVRTAYDGGWDRIWLVDDDVVPAPDCLATLMAVDEDCLTSVREDLSGVLVEKAAVDFDLRHPLAIKPKRAAVDTVYADRASMPALVEVQNVAFEGFMARRSVVTEIGFPDPTFFIFYDDAEYAVRARHAGRRIWAVRDAVLVRQLDFNQQHDLSGWKGFYMYRNLFVVHLRHGENALVRLKPWLITLAVVLLSPARGGRAEARNVIRAMASARGMRRLADQARPPR; the protein is encoded by the coding sequence ATGAGCGGCACCGCGCACGAGACGGTCGCGGTGGTCGTCGTGACCCACAACCGCGCCGACCTGCTGGTGCGCCTGCTCGACGGCCTGGCCGCGCAGACGCACCGACCCGACGCCGTGGTCGTCGTCGACAACGTCAGCACCGACCACACCGCCGAGGTGCTCGCGGCCCGCACCGACCTGCCGCTGCAGGTGATCACCACCGAGGCCAACCTCGGCGGCGCGGGCGGCTTCCACCTCGGGGTGCGGACGGCGTACGACGGCGGCTGGGACCGGATCTGGCTCGTCGACGACGACGTGGTCCCGGCGCCGGACTGCCTGGCCACCCTCATGGCGGTCGACGAGGACTGCCTGACCTCGGTGCGCGAGGACCTCTCGGGCGTCCTGGTCGAGAAGGCCGCGGTCGACTTCGACCTGCGCCACCCGCTCGCGATCAAGCCCAAGCGCGCGGCGGTCGACACCGTCTACGCCGACCGCGCCTCGATGCCCGCGCTCGTCGAGGTCCAGAACGTCGCGTTCGAGGGGTTCATGGCCCGCCGGTCGGTGGTCACCGAGATCGGCTTCCCCGACCCGACGTTCTTCATCTTCTACGACGACGCCGAGTACGCCGTCCGCGCCCGGCACGCCGGCCGCCGCATCTGGGCGGTGCGCGACGCCGTGCTGGTCCGCCAGCTCGACTTCAACCAGCAGCACGACCTGTCGGGCTGGAAGGGCTTCTACATGTACCGCAACCTCTTCGTGGTGCACCTGCGCCACGGGGAGAACGCCCTGGTCCGGCTCAAGCCGTGGCTGATCACCCTGGCCGTGGTGCTGCTCAGCCCGGCGCGCGGCGGCCGCGCCGAGGCCCGCAACGTGATCCGCGCCATGGCCTCCGCGCGCGGCATGCGCCGCCTCGCCGACCAGGCACGCCCGCCTCGGTAG